In Ornithodoros turicata isolate Travis chromosome 1, ASM3712646v1, whole genome shotgun sequence, the DNA window gtgcccaggacgcacattgcccccagagcgttagtcgtgaggttgtccacctctgtgaggccgacaacgcaGCCTCTTTCAGCACCATCACCACcttttccttttatttgttCTATCTCTTTTGTTGACAAACACATATTCTAAATGGAAGAAAACCGTTTACTCAAAGAAACATAGCCTCAAACTTCATTCAGTTTTTGTAGAATAACTACACATATCAAGTTTCCTTCTGTTTGTGTGATGAAGACTTGCGAAGTGATGGGGCTCCAATGGATACTGCCGTGGCGACACATTTGTCGTATGCACGCAGCTCTCCCGAACGTCCCGGGGTTTCTGGCGCACTTAACGGCTTCGCTTCCTTGTGACTGTGAAGCAGGTTTTCCACGTTACGTGGTCATGTCTGTTATCGGCTGGGGCACGTTGTTGGCGCTCTGGGATGAGCGCAGGTCGTCACCGTTGCCAGAGCAACGGCGCGTCCGCGTGACCCTCTTCGTCGCGTGCAGCTAAAGCGGCGGTGCTGACCGCTTTCACACCGTCGCTGCGCTCCTCGGTTACCGTCGGGATTTTTGTTTTTGCAGTAGTTTCCAGAAGGGGCTCACCCCACATTGGTGAGGTTAGGTCAGCTTGTGTTtcacagattgggggggggggggggtctgggggcccaggcacgcactaggcggtgcgggcgtgaGACTGCCGCCggttaggtcagaaggtcctcagtaaagagGGCTCCCCTTCTGGAAGCTACTGCGAAAAACCTCTCCCGTTACCTTCATCCGGGTGAGGGTGACAGACGACGGAAATTCATGACGTCAATGGCGTCATTTGTCGCCAGTAAGAGTCGCGAGAACTCAAACATGACGGAGCTTAATTCATATTTCGCGGATCTGGGCATCGGTGAAGATGATGTGGTTCGCGTATTTCGCCCACATACCGACGCATTCACAGCCCTGTCAGATGACCAGTTTGTTGTACACTTTCAGCTGTCGAAAGATGTAGCACGAGAAATCTGCAACACCGCTTCGGAAGACTTGAAACGACGTAAACGACGTACGTATTATCTTTCTGTATTACGTATTACGCAGTTTCGAATTTGAAATCATGGTATGATTTAACCATCAATGAATAGGTAATGTAGTATGAATAATGTAGCGCAATGTGCTTGCATATACGCGTACAATATGCCTATCACTTGTGTCGCGGGCAGGAATGATTATACGATGTGTAGCGAATAGACCATTTCTGGGTATGCGTATGCGCACGCCCAGCCACTTCTGCGGCGGCCGCCAGGTTTGTTGACATGAAAACATGGTGTAGGCTGTGATGCGAGTTGGCTAAGCTTTTTCCCACAATGCCGCAACATGAATACCCATATTCACCAGCTGACTTAAACCATTAGTTTAGTGATATCGGGTTTCAATCGATCACGTGACCTCTCCGGCTACGAATAGCGGTCCAAAGGATTGACCACAAcacatgcgcattattcacattgtcacgagatggttgaggggagggagagagTAGCAAGACGGCAGGACTGCGAAGAGGAAGGCTTTCATTTGTTTTCTGTTGATGAGGTTGTTAACagaagaaaagttcaggcggcgctggcgctgctgcagATGGTTGCGGATCAGGGTGTCGGTATCGCCGGTTAGGCCTACCTCTGTCTTTGTTAATGAAAAGCTCTGCGACATATGGTtgatatggtcgctaaaaaagtGTACACAGggagcgtttgccatgttatttgaaaggcagcagtaCGTGTCCTCGCAcaggtgatcgttgtgcttttgtcggtgttcGGTCGTTGATTGTGGTTGCGTATCATAACTTCATCCGCATCGACCGTCGCTTGTTCATCGTCTGTTGTGCGacctgtgtggtgaactgcaacgatcaagatagcctgTCGATCGCTGGGGCGTTCCAGCAGCGTATTTTACACGCTTTCGAGCTGATGTCATGTtcgcatagattgagaagttcttcagcctgaaatgtaactcgcagttactgattTACTTAAAGAAAGAACGGGTtgcttccaagttacttcggacacaaaatagcattacgcaggtggcGTGTGCGTGAGCAGTtgtgttagaccttgagttacccgcggaggagtgcaacacgcttagatcgttttcgtttatgtccaacaagagacctctccctgtttgtaaacaaatgacgtcatagtgttcgacagcgccacaaatttggtagagttgaactgcgCTGTacgctagaggtgaacaaggtcgtgcccgaaagccgcggtcttgaggggaaTACGATATTCCACTCGTTACACTCGCGCACTCACTGGTGGGAAGGACCACAATGGTTAAAGGAATCAGAGGAACAGTGGCCAAGTGCAAACACAGGCGTGGGGAAGGATATTAGTGAAGAAGTAAGAGCGACGCACGTTTTGCTTCTACCATCGCCGCCAGCGGAGCCGATCCTCCAACTTACCAACTGCTCTTCTTTAGACAACGTCGTCAGAACAACGGCGTGGATATACCGATTCCTGCACAACTCAAGACGAGATGAACCCGCAACAGGTCCACTTTCTACATGTGAGATCCGACGCGCAGAAAACTACTGGATAAGACAAGTACAAGCGGAATCGTTTTCGGAGGAGCTTGAAGCTGTCAAATCATCACGGCATCTAAAGGTCACATCGAAACTAAGAGATTTGCATCCTTACTTGGACAAAGATGGAATTCTACGCATAACGGGACGTCTACAACGGGGAGAAGAAAGCGAAGAAGTAAAGCACCCGATTGTCTTACCCAAAGATCATCGTTTCACTCAACTTCTTATCGTAAGAGCGCATCGACGTTTGCTCCATTCGGGTGTCCGCGACACGTTGGTCGAGCTAAGGGAGCTCTACTGGATTATCCAAGCACGTCAAGCAGTTAAGAAGGAGCTGTACAAATGCCACCGCTGTAGACGTCAAAGAGTTTCCAGGACAGTACTTTAACTCTCTTTTCACTCACGTtcgcatattttcttgcttcctctccggttccttcatggcattttttgctataaaacgtgatattcagtgaatgacagtattttattcaggaactAAGAATCGCTGCCATCggaatgaagctgaaccattgtgcgcccacagggagtaagatgcaaagcgttcgagtagacctctaccagagaaacgtcatcatgacgttggtagagagACTGAAACCCAAGCAAATCAggaggagagggctgggttccacgaacaggcacttgttcgctgccccctactgaaagaaaagtaggacggaGGGTGGCGTCCCTTTAACGCGTGGGAAGGCTTTAACGGTGGGAGGCTCGCGGGTCAGACCTCCTGACCCGCGGCAGTTCGATTCACTCGTTACACTCGTTGCAACAGGTAGTCTTTTCGCCATCTGTTCCAGAAGGAATTCAGCAGCTGCTCACGATATCGGTAACTCTTGATGAGGGTGTTGCTGTCCGACGTTGTGGGGGTAGCTGTGCCTGCTGGCAGCGCCGTCAGTCTCCGTCCAATGAGGAAGTGAGAGGGGGTAAGAACAGACAGATCCTCTGCTGAGTCGCAGACACTGGACAGTGTCGCCAGCCAGATATGCTTCTTGAACTCTGTATCTCGGATATCCTATTAGCCACAAAGGGTTTGTAACGCTGAGCGTCACCACGTATCCAGCTGAGGGCGATCATCGAATCCGACAATAGTATGGCTCCATGTCTGTCGGGAAAACACGCCGCTACGTAGTCGCAGAGTCGAGCTCCTAGTAAGGTTCCAAGTAGCTCTAGGCGGGGAAGCGAGATGCGCTTCAAAGGAGCTACCCGAGCCTTAGCTAGGATGAGGTAAACCGTACATGCGCCGTTTTTGTATTCTGTCCTGAGGTATACGACGGCACCGTATGCTAGCAAGCTAGCGTCGCAGAACACGTGGAGTGTTTGGTGGTGAATTTCTTCTGTTCCTTTCAAGGCTCTCGGAATGGCAATTTCTTTGGCCTGGTGGAGTTCTTTTCGCCACCTCTGCCAGTCCTCAAGTACGTCAGTCGGGAGGTCATCGTCCCAGTTCAGTTCTCTCTGCCAAACACGTTGGAACATTATCTTTGCTCGGATAACGAAGGGCGCAAGAAATCCGAGAGGATCGAACACCCTTGCAGTCGCTTGGAGTAAGCTGCGCTTTGTGTCATCAGCCGTGATTAAGAAGTCCATGACGGAACGTAACGCGACACGTAGGTGGTCTGTCCTGGTGTCCCAGATGACGCCTAAAACTTTGCTCTCGAGCTGCTGTGATAGACAGTCGTCGCCCTGTTGTCGAAGTGCCTCCCTCAATTGATGGTCATTGGTTGCCCACTTTCGAAGTTTCATGCCACAGTGTTCAACGATCGCCACGGATTCCTCGCAAAGCTGTCTCGCCTCTTGAAGTGTGTTTACGCTGGTCACCAAGTCATCGACGTAGTGTGGAGGCCCTTCCGCTCCGATCCGCTCCGGAGCAGTGGCGTCCTACGCCAACTTCCACCGGATCGTATAACAAGAGCCGAACCCTTTGAGGTGACTGGAGTAGATTTTGCGGGGCCGCTCTTTTACAAAGCTCCAGACGTCAACTCAAAGAAATGCTACATAGCCTTGTTCACGTGTGCGGTGACGCGAGCCGTGCACCTGGAAATTGTAGACGACTTGACAACCCAAAGGTTCCTAATGGCATTTCGTCGCTTTGTGTCCAGAAGAGGACTGTGTAAAGTCATTTATTCCGACAATGCGCTAACCTTCAAGCGAGCATCCAAGGATCTGAACAGCCTCTGGAAGAGCGTACGCCACCCCGACGTACTCGACTACCTCTCTCAGAGCCGCATCCAGTGGAAATTTATCGTCGAGAGAGCAGCATGGTGGGGCGGCTTTTGGGAGAGGTTGGTGCGGACGGTAAAAGATGTTCTGCGGAGATCGTTAGCGAAGGCTCTACTACGACACGATGAACTCGTCACAGTTCTGACAGAGGTCGAAGCCATTATCAATTCACGCCCTCTCACCAGTGTCTGCGACTCAGCTGAGGATCTGTCTGTTCTTACCCCCTCTCACTTCCTCATTGGACGGAGACTGACGGCGCTGCCAGCAGGCACAGCTACACCCACAACGTCGGACAGCAACACCCTCATCAAGAGTTACCGATATCGTGAGCAGCTGCTGAATTCCTTCTGGAACAGATGGCGAAAGGACTACCTGTTGCAACTTCGGTCCAATCACATTATTAAAAGCGGAGTCGGAGCGACATTGAAGCCTGGGGACCTTGTCCTCCTTGTGCAGGAGCGCTTGCCGCGACACTTGTGGCAGGTATGCCGCGTGAACTCTGTTATACCCGGAGCGGATCGGAGAGTGCGGGTGTGCATCGTTCGGCTGCCTAGCAGCGCACTGTTACGTCGACCAGTGCAACTCCTTTGCCCACTAGAGATTGTATAAATTAGCTGCTGCTCacaagcgggggggggggaggatgttgTGAAATATGCGGTACTGTTTGGTtgggttttggtttcggtttgggttTGGCTACAAGGACGATGTAGCGCGCTATAGTAGCGCGTGTTACTGGCGGTCTCGAGCATTCTTTTGGAATAAACGGTCTGTACAAGTACGTCCGCCTCCCGCTCCGAATTCCTGGGCCTACGAGTTCCGCAACACAAATCTTGGTGCCGAAACCTGGAtttggaacccagccctctcctacTGATTTGCTTGGGTTTCAGTctctctaccaacgtcatgatgacgtttctctggtagaggtctactcgaacgctttgcatcttactccctgtgggcgcacaatggttcagcttcattccGATGGCAGCGATTCTTagttcctgaataaaatactgtcattcactgaatatcacgttttatagcaaaaaatgccatgaaggaaccggagagaaagcaagaaaatatgcgaacgtgagtgaaaagagagttaaagtaacttggaacttaactgaagttactttggcaaagttacctgaaaaagggaCGAGTtactctgaaagttaccacgtcgcaaaagtaccgagttaagttacaagttaccaaaaaacggaacttagttacaataacgagttacttgtaacgcgcTACTCTGCATGTTCGCAATGTGTGTGCAAGTGCTTGATCACTGTAGgctgtaaacagaaagaacattgACGCAAGGGTGGCCTTATCCCGCATGGGACTTAGTCAATCTTAGCCTGTAAAAATGAGTGAAATTCCAGGTTCGTTAGAGCATTTAATGACTGAGTAGCTTCTTCGAGCGCCGTTCGCCGAATGCCTCCCGAATGTTCAGTGCCCGGGCTGCACAGCTCGGCCCGCGCAGCCAATGTCCACACATCTACGTCGTCGTCGACGATGATCGTCTTCAGTGTAACACCTCCCCGCCGAAGACGTTGCTGGGCGTCGCAGCCTGCTCACATATCTGACAACCAGTCCATCTGGTGACGAAACGAAACACAGCACCAACACAGAGACCACGCAAAC includes these proteins:
- the LOC135378967 gene encoding uncharacterized protein LOC135378967; the encoded protein is MVIGCPLSKFHATVFNDRHGFLAKLSRLLKCVYAGHQVIDVVWRPFRSDPLRSSGVLRQLPPDRITRAEPFEVTGVDFAGPLFYKAPDVNSKKCYIALFTCAVTRAVHLEIVDDLTTQRFLMAFRRFVSRRGLCKVIYSDNALTFKRASKDLNSLWKSVRHPDVLDYLSQSRIQWKFIVERAAWWGGFWERLVRTVKDVLRRSLAKALLRHDELVTVLTEVEAIINSRPLTSVCDSAEDLSVLTPSHFLIGRRLTALPAGTATPTTSDSNTLIKSYRYREQLLNSFWNRWRKDYLLQLRSNHIIKSGVGATLKPGDLVLLVQERLPRHLWQVCRVNSVIPGADRRVRVCIVRLPSSALLRRPVQLLCPLEIV